One stretch of Balneola sp. MJW-20 DNA includes these proteins:
- a CDS encoding spinster family MFS transporter, which produces MSRNKLYSILLLGTLLLIYISSFVDRQIIAVLATGIREELGLNNTQVGVLYGPAFSLIYAVCGLVMGYLADRYSRKYIILSGLTIWSMMTLLSGFATSFAFLISARLMVGVSQSALSPAVYSLLADYFGPEKRARVFSVYASGIFIGVGLSFLIGGSVAEAFDWRTAIKSVGWPGLILAVLGLLVIREPKRDTDFGSLQASLKGYRRGFSKLVSKPVVRFHLAGFSLLALSGYTILAFISTVLTDVYNRGDLISYYGWFMMATALSVNVSGWLADRLALKFGGKGRFGMGVVAALGGLPFYILGFTTEDGFTAFLWIGLGNVISSSYNGVAAALIQYFVGSDMRATAGALYLFVVSVVGFGIGPPLTGWLIDHVFTGAFGPNYALLSVFGVCGALATLCFVGGMRAYDDGIKIKD; this is translated from the coding sequence ATGAGCCGTAATAAACTTTATTCCATTCTCCTGCTTGGTACTTTGCTCCTGATCTACATAAGCAGCTTTGTGGACCGACAGATCATTGCCGTCCTGGCAACAGGGATCAGGGAAGAATTAGGACTGAACAACACACAAGTGGGAGTGCTGTATGGGCCGGCTTTTTCACTGATCTATGCTGTCTGCGGCCTGGTTATGGGATACCTGGCGGACCGGTATTCCCGGAAGTATATCATTCTCAGTGGGCTTACTATCTGGAGCATGATGACCCTGCTTAGCGGTTTTGCTACTTCATTTGCTTTCCTGATCTCGGCCAGGCTGATGGTGGGAGTGAGCCAGTCGGCTTTGAGTCCCGCTGTTTATTCCTTGCTGGCCGATTACTTCGGTCCCGAAAAAAGGGCAAGGGTTTTCTCAGTCTATGCTTCCGGGATATTTATCGGAGTCGGACTTTCTTTCCTGATCGGCGGGTCGGTGGCGGAAGCCTTCGACTGGCGGACGGCCATCAAATCGGTAGGCTGGCCGGGACTGATACTGGCTGTTTTAGGATTGCTGGTCATACGGGAACCGAAACGGGATACAGATTTCGGATCTTTACAGGCATCATTAAAGGGGTATCGAAGAGGGTTTTCGAAACTGGTCTCCAAACCGGTGGTTCGTTTTCACCTGGCAGGCTTTTCTTTATTGGCCCTCAGCGGATATACCATCCTGGCTTTTATCAGCACGGTGCTGACCGACGTATATAACAGAGGTGATCTGATCTCCTATTATGGATGGTTCATGATGGCAACAGCGCTGAGTGTGAACGTGTCTGGATGGCTGGCCGACCGGCTGGCTCTGAAATTCGGTGGCAAAGGTCGATTTGGGATGGGGGTCGTGGCTGCATTGGGCGGTCTACCATTTTATATCCTCGGATTCACCACCGAAGACGGATTCACTGCTTTTCTGTGGATCGGACTGGGTAATGTGATCTCATCCTCCTATAACGGAGTAGCAGCCGCACTGATACAGTATTTCGTGGGATCCGATATGAGAGCGACTGCCGGCGCGCTGTATTTATTTGTGGTCAGCGTAGTAGGGTTCGGGATCGGTCCGCCCCTAACCGGCTGGTTGATTGATCATGTTTTTACCGGTGCCTTTGGACCTAATTATGCGTTGCTGAGTGTGTTTGGAGTCTGTGGTGCTTTGGCTACTCTGTGCTTTGTGGGAGGGATGAGGGCCTATGACGATGGAATTAAAATTAAAGATTAA